The Hymenobacter oligotrophus genome has a window encoding:
- a CDS encoding M1 family aminopeptidase → MRISATLMLLALGVAVPAGAQTAATRLSAADLAAGGEACARTRLTSTALGRPSATLRHREKMERYDVAFYKLDLALQNNSRDVSGHVVLRARNKTAQPLDSLAFELYNRNANGSGYLIDSVVVGRRSAGWRRAGHDVTAALPQAVAPGASFEARIYYRGTAPNGNTAAIGNALNTAVVAGAGVTWSLSEPYSAHEWFPCKQVLTDKADSCAVWVTTASTNKVGSNGLLKRITPLPNGRSRYEWHSRYPIAYYLISVAVAPYVEYVNYANPVGGPRIPVVNYVYNQATLDNFRAEIDRTPGFIEHFSGLVGLYPFAAEKYGHAMAPIGGGMEHQTMTTQDRFNFTLTAHELFHQWFGDNVTCGAWEDIWLNEGFASYGEYLALSRFASAAEARQWIDQASTAARFTLDPVTRANVFQPGGSVRANDTTNVGRIFSSRLSYKKGAMVVHMLRYLLNDDAKFFRALRTYQSTYANRTARTRDLQRVFEQEAGRSLQFFFDQWYRGEGYPTFRATWRQAGSTLSLRVTETVSMASVTPFFDTEVDYLIRYASGQSGVVRLRQTQPVQSFEVPVPAGQLVTGVEVDPNQWILDHASTAEPEADGLQLLPNPATDNLVVQAGLRQPAEVLVVDARGRVALRQTLQPGNPVVNVRGLAAGVYFVRLSTGSQWARFLKVE, encoded by the coding sequence ATGCGCATATCCGCTACCCTGATGTTGCTGGCCCTAGGTGTTGCGGTGCCAGCCGGCGCGCAAACAGCCGCCACGCGCCTGAGCGCGGCCGATTTGGCCGCGGGCGGCGAGGCATGCGCACGCACGCGCCTGACGAGCACCGCGCTCGGCCGGCCGAGCGCCACGCTGCGCCACCGCGAGAAAATGGAGCGATACGACGTGGCGTTTTACAAGCTCGACCTAGCCCTGCAAAACAACTCGCGCGACGTGAGCGGCCATGTGGTGCTGCGGGCCCGCAACAAAACTGCGCAGCCGCTCGATTCGCTGGCCTTTGAGCTTTACAACCGCAACGCCAACGGCAGCGGCTACCTTATCGACTCGGTGGTGGTGGGCCGGCGCAGCGCGGGCTGGCGCCGCGCCGGCCACGACGTAACTGCCGCCCTGCCGCAGGCCGTAGCGCCGGGCGCCTCGTTCGAGGCGCGCATTTACTACCGCGGCACGGCCCCCAACGGCAACACCGCCGCCATTGGCAACGCCCTGAACACGGCCGTGGTGGCGGGCGCGGGGGTTACCTGGAGCTTATCAGAGCCGTACAGCGCGCACGAGTGGTTTCCGTGCAAGCAGGTGCTCACCGATAAGGCCGATTCGTGCGCGGTGTGGGTTACCACGGCCAGCACCAACAAAGTGGGCTCCAACGGGCTGCTGAAGCGCATCACGCCCTTGCCCAACGGCCGCAGCCGCTACGAATGGCACTCGCGCTACCCCATTGCTTATTACCTTATTTCGGTGGCGGTGGCGCCTTACGTGGAGTACGTAAACTACGCCAACCCCGTGGGCGGGCCGCGCATTCCGGTTGTCAACTACGTCTACAACCAAGCCACGCTCGACAACTTCAGGGCCGAAATCGACCGCACACCGGGATTCATCGAGCACTTCTCGGGCTTAGTGGGCTTGTATCCGTTTGCCGCCGAAAAGTACGGGCACGCCATGGCGCCCATCGGCGGGGGCATGGAGCACCAAACCATGACCACGCAGGACCGCTTCAACTTCACGCTCACGGCCCACGAGCTGTTTCATCAGTGGTTTGGCGACAACGTAACCTGCGGCGCCTGGGAAGATATTTGGCTAAACGAAGGCTTTGCTAGCTACGGCGAATACCTGGCCTTGTCGCGCTTTGCCTCGGCCGCCGAAGCCCGCCAGTGGATCGACCAGGCCAGCACCGCCGCCCGCTTTACCCTCGACCCGGTTACGCGCGCCAACGTGTTTCAGCCCGGCGGCTCGGTGCGCGCCAACGACACCACCAATGTCGGCCGCATCTTCAGCTCGCGCCTGAGCTACAAAAAAGGCGCGATGGTGGTGCACATGCTGCGCTACCTGCTCAACGACGACGCCAAGTTTTTCAGGGCTTTGCGCACTTACCAAAGCACCTACGCCAACCGCACGGCCCGTACCCGCGACTTGCAGCGCGTTTTTGAGCAGGAAGCCGGCCGCTCGCTGCAATTCTTTTTCGACCAGTGGTACCGCGGCGAGGGCTACCCCACGTTCCGGGCCACGTGGCGCCAAGCCGGCAGCACCCTGTCGCTGCGCGTAACCGAAACCGTTAGCATGGCCAGCGTAACGCCGTTTTTCGACACCGAGGTAGACTACCTTATTCGCTACGCCTCGGGGCAATCGGGGGTAGTACGACTGCGCCAAACCCAGCCGGTGCAAAGCTTTGAGGTACCGGTACCCGCCGGCCAGCTCGTTACGGGCGTTGAGGTAGACCCCAACCAGTGGATACTCGACCACGCCAGCACCGCCGAGCCCGAGGCCGACGGCCTGCAACTGTTGCCCAACCCTGCCACCGATAACCTGGTGGTGCAAGCGGGGTTGCGGCAACCCGCCGAAGTGCTGGTGGTGGATGCCCGCGGACGGGTAGCCCTGCGCCAAACGCTGCAGCCCGGCAACCCCGTTGTGAACGTGCGGGGCCTGGCAGCCGGCGTATACTTTGTGCGCCTGAGCACTGGCAGCCAGTGGGCGCGCTTCCTGAAAGTCGAGTAA
- a CDS encoding DUF2147 domain-containing protein, whose translation MLLTVALAPWGPLFAQPATMPLGVWADEQGESHIELYRCGEQLCGKIVNLQRSTDAEGHPRLDVHNPDPKKRSQPHLGLVVLQKLTYDAGSNRWDGGEIYDPENGRTYSCFVRQLGPDKLEVKGYIGFALVGRSQYWTRVRKSGAEEAAPR comes from the coding sequence TTGCTGCTAACTGTAGCGTTGGCACCGTGGGGGCCGCTGTTTGCCCAGCCGGCCACCATGCCCCTAGGTGTGTGGGCTGATGAGCAGGGCGAGAGCCACATCGAGCTGTACCGCTGCGGCGAGCAGCTGTGCGGCAAAATCGTGAATCTGCAGCGCTCCACCGATGCCGAGGGCCACCCCCGCCTCGACGTACACAACCCCGACCCCAAAAAACGCAGCCAGCCACACCTAGGGCTGGTGGTGCTGCAAAAACTTACCTACGACGCCGGCAGCAACCGCTGGGACGGCGGCGAAATCTATGACCCCGAGAACGGCCGCACCTACTCCTGTTTCGTGCGCCAGCTCGGCCCCGATAAGCTCGAGGTAAAAGGCTACATCGGATTTGCCCTGGTGGGCCGTTCGCAGTACTGGACGCGCGTGCGCAAATCGGGCGCCGAAGAAGCCGCCCCGCGCTAA
- a CDS encoding gliding motility-associated C-terminal domain-containing protein, with the protein MIWYRYAWLGLLLLLLAPRARATHIVGGELDLQHQSGNQYRLTLTLYFDAVNGSSGALDNDATAGIFERGTNRRVRDVTLPLVGNTFVPYTSVACAIGSLSTRKLVYSSLIEMTPAQYGAASGYYVAVERCCRNGVINNIVLPGDAGQTYYLEFPAVVRNGQAFRNSSPRIFPPLSDYACINELFYFDFGGQDADGDSLVYEMATPLNGHANTLTPRPGQAQPAPYREITWQTGLSVSNQMPGAPTLSVDRSTGRLTVRPTRQGLFVFAVKCLEYRRGVKIGEVRRDFQLLVISCPRNQTPQLTVRPPGPPRGTYREGRDTLRLLPGQNRCLRLNFTDIDPASALQLELRAINFAQNLVPAPTLRQGTVRAPGQPDTLTSEICFPACFSSGGKVFLLDVIVADNGCSLPRRDTVRVAFTADAPPNQLPTVALVGGPATLPVQAQVGDVLEFEVQGLDADLDAVTLELTGRGFTPAQVGAQLVAVSSAPGRTVARFRWQVDCRAVERGLHEFQLVAAANPCQQRQASATLLLPVQVNYRNTAPRLASTFPPASPNPADPPVLIRLPIGGVYEATLDGTDADLDGLTLTAVGTNFELAAMGMSMSSRGAPGSTTGKFVWQATCAGVGQEPLEVTFTLADNTCRPVPQQRVVHFAVERPTAPEFVPPNVFTPNNDGRNDYFELPTLPPDFCEQRFASVSVFSRWGNKVYQSADRAFRWNGKGVPEGVYYYLVEYTDGRSFKGTVTVIP; encoded by the coding sequence ATGATCTGGTACCGCTACGCATGGCTTGGGTTGTTGCTGCTGCTGCTGGCACCTAGGGCCAGGGCCACGCATATTGTGGGCGGCGAGCTGGATTTGCAGCACCAATCGGGCAACCAATACCGCCTCACGCTCACGTTGTATTTCGACGCAGTAAATGGCAGCTCCGGAGCGCTCGACAACGACGCCACGGCCGGCATTTTTGAACGCGGCACCAACCGGCGCGTGCGCGACGTGACCCTGCCGCTGGTAGGCAACACGTTTGTGCCGTACACCAGTGTGGCCTGCGCCATTGGCTCGCTCAGCACGCGCAAGCTGGTCTACTCCAGCCTCATCGAGATGACGCCCGCGCAGTACGGCGCAGCCAGCGGTTACTACGTGGCCGTGGAGCGCTGCTGCCGCAACGGCGTCATCAACAACATTGTGCTGCCCGGCGACGCCGGCCAAACCTACTACCTCGAGTTTCCGGCGGTGGTGCGCAACGGGCAAGCGTTTCGCAACTCGTCGCCGCGCATCTTTCCGCCCCTAAGCGACTATGCCTGCATCAACGAGCTGTTCTACTTCGACTTTGGCGGGCAGGACGCCGACGGCGACTCGCTGGTGTACGAAATGGCCACGCCCCTCAACGGCCACGCCAACACCCTTACGCCGCGCCCCGGGCAGGCCCAGCCCGCCCCCTACCGCGAAATAACCTGGCAAACAGGCCTGAGCGTGAGCAACCAAATGCCCGGCGCACCCACGCTCTCGGTTGACCGCAGCACCGGCCGCCTCACGGTGCGGCCCACGCGCCAGGGCTTGTTTGTGTTTGCCGTGAAGTGCCTGGAGTACCGCCGCGGCGTGAAAATTGGCGAAGTGCGCCGCGATTTTCAGCTGCTGGTAATCAGCTGCCCGCGCAACCAAACCCCGCAGCTTACGGTGCGCCCGCCCGGCCCCCCCCGCGGCACCTACCGCGAGGGCCGCGACACGCTGCGGCTGCTACCGGGCCAAAACCGCTGCCTTCGCCTCAACTTCACCGACATCGACCCCGCCTCGGCCCTGCAGCTCGAGTTGCGGGCCATAAACTTTGCCCAAAACCTGGTGCCGGCGCCCACCTTGCGGCAGGGTACAGTGCGGGCGCCGGGACAGCCCGATACGCTCACGTCCGAAATTTGCTTTCCGGCGTGTTTCAGCAGCGGCGGCAAGGTGTTTCTGCTCGATGTGATTGTGGCCGACAACGGTTGCAGCTTGCCCCGCCGCGACACCGTGCGCGTGGCTTTTACGGCCGATGCCCCGCCCAACCAATTGCCCACCGTAGCGCTGGTGGGCGGCCCCGCCACGCTGCCGGTGCAAGCCCAAGTTGGCGACGTGCTGGAGTTTGAGGTGCAGGGCCTCGATGCTGACCTCGACGCCGTAACCCTGGAGCTTACCGGCCGCGGCTTTACGCCGGCCCAGGTAGGCGCGCAGCTGGTGGCCGTGAGCAGCGCCCCCGGGCGCACCGTGGCCCGGTTTCGGTGGCAGGTTGATTGCCGGGCCGTGGAGCGTGGCCTGCACGAGTTTCAGCTGGTGGCCGCGGCCAACCCCTGCCAGCAACGGCAAGCCAGCGCCACCTTGCTGCTGCCGGTGCAGGTAAATTACCGCAACACCGCTCCCAGGCTGGCTAGCACGTTTCCGCCGGCCTCGCCCAACCCCGCCGACCCGCCCGTGCTGATACGCCTGCCCATAGGTGGCGTGTACGAGGCCACCCTCGACGGCACCGACGCCGACCTCGACGGGCTTACCCTTACGGCCGTGGGCACCAACTTCGAGCTGGCGGCCATGGGCATGAGCATGAGCAGCCGCGGCGCGCCGGGCTCGACCACGGGCAAGTTTGTGTGGCAGGCAACGTGTGCCGGCGTGGGGCAAGAGCCGCTGGAGGTTACGTTTACGCTTGCCGACAACACCTGCCGCCCGGTGCCGCAGCAACGGGTGGTGCATTTTGCGGTGGAGCGCCCCACGGCACCCGAGTTTGTGCCGCCCAACGTGTTCACGCCCAACAACGACGGCCGCAACGACTACTTTGAGTTGCCCACCTTGCCCCCCGATTTCTGCGAGCAGCGCTTTGCTTCCGTTTCGGTGTTTAGCCGCTGGGGCAACAAAGTGTACCAGTCGGCCGACCGCGCTTTCCGTTGGAACGGCAAGGGCGTGCCCGAAGGCGTGTACTACTACCTGGTGGAGTACACCGACGGGCGCTCCTTTAAGGGCACCGTTACGGTAATTCCCTAG
- a CDS encoding NAD(P)H-dependent oxidoreductase: MNVLLVLAHPEPASYNGHLARLAVETLTAAGHTVEVSDLYQQRFAAIAGPADLEPAYAADFFDLQAAQRAGVAADSFEPAISAEMDKLRRADLLMLQFPLWWHSVPAILKGWIDRVLAVGFAYGGTKELAGKKALVSLTSGTPNELWDGVTLPTLESTLSHLLRGTFAFCGMEVYEPFMIGSAKHLGAEQRAAADAEFVRMLQELDTRKRIF, translated from the coding sequence ATGAACGTTCTGCTTGTGCTGGCTCACCCCGAGCCGGCGTCGTACAACGGGCACTTGGCCCGCTTGGCGGTTGAAACCCTAACCGCTGCCGGCCACACCGTTGAAGTATCGGACTTGTACCAACAGCGCTTTGCCGCCATTGCGGGCCCCGCCGACCTGGAGCCAGCTTACGCGGCCGATTTCTTTGACTTGCAGGCCGCCCAACGGGCAGGCGTGGCGGCCGATAGTTTCGAGCCGGCCATTAGCGCTGAGATGGATAAGCTGCGCCGTGCCGATTTGCTGATGCTGCAATTTCCGTTGTGGTGGCACTCGGTGCCGGCCATCCTGAAAGGCTGGATCGACCGCGTGCTGGCCGTGGGCTTTGCTTACGGTGGCACCAAAGAGCTGGCCGGCAAAAAGGCGCTGGTGTCGCTGACCTCGGGTACGCCCAACGAGTTGTGGGACGGCGTAACGCTTCCCACGCTCGAATCGACCCTGAGCCACTTGCTGCGCGGCACGTTTGCTTTTTGCGGCATGGAGGTGTACGAGCCATTTATGATCGGCAGCGCCAAGCACCTAGGGGCCGAGCAGCGCGCCGCGGCCGATGCCGAGTTCGTGCGCATGCTGCAAGAGCTCGACACCCGCAAGCGCATCTTCTAA
- a CDS encoding M61 family metallopeptidase codes for MLQSTKRRLGATAFVVLLGSAPVLAAPALRYVLSMPAPQTHYFEVEMQLNGFGGRTTDVKMPVWAPGSYLVREFAKNVEGFAASAGGKNLGVTKIDKNTWRIEHQGQKNFTVRYRVYANELSVRTSFIDASHGYLNGSSVFMYPAQLQQLPSTLEVRPAQGWSKVSTSLKPAGNGPTFTFQSSNYDELADSPIEIGNHKELTFEANGTPHRIAMYGPGNYDEQRITQDFKRICETSQKVVGRNPLDRYLFIVHNLERGGGGLEHLYSTTLQVSRNAYNSEAGYMGLLGLAAHEYFHLWNVKRIRPIALGPFDYDQENYTRMLWLSEGGTEYFSNVIVQRAGFQKPQQYLDQLATGITRVENTPGNREQSAAESSFDAWIKYYRPNENSVNTGISYYDKGEVIGAVLDLMIINATKGQKSLDDVMRYLYDEYYVKQKRGFRDEEFQDAVAKVAGRRFDDFFKRSVYGTVRLDYEGALGYAGLRLVNTTGQPEAALGASVSANNGRPMVTTVLRDGSAWQGGLNVGDELLALDGMRVTDDINRYMAARPVGSTVRLLVARDGQLRELSFPLLASTAAKYRIEMADNATSEQLVVRRKWLQLPS; via the coding sequence ATGCTTCAATCAACCAAGCGCCGCCTAGGTGCCACCGCCTTTGTGGTGCTGCTGGGCAGCGCGCCCGTGCTGGCTGCGCCGGCACTGCGCTACGTGCTTTCCATGCCGGCGCCGCAAACGCACTACTTCGAGGTAGAAATGCAGCTCAACGGCTTTGGCGGCCGCACCACCGATGTGAAAATGCCGGTGTGGGCGCCGGGCTCGTACCTGGTGCGCGAGTTTGCCAAAAACGTGGAGGGCTTTGCGGCTAGCGCGGGCGGCAAAAACCTCGGCGTAACTAAAATCGACAAGAACACCTGGCGCATTGAGCACCAAGGGCAGAAGAACTTTACGGTGCGCTACCGCGTGTACGCCAACGAGCTAAGCGTACGCACCAGCTTTATCGATGCCTCGCACGGCTACCTCAACGGCTCGAGCGTGTTTATGTACCCGGCGCAGCTGCAGCAACTGCCGAGCACGCTGGAGGTGCGCCCCGCGCAGGGCTGGAGCAAAGTATCGACCAGCCTAAAGCCCGCCGGCAACGGCCCGACGTTCACGTTCCAATCGAGCAATTACGACGAGCTGGCCGATTCGCCCATCGAAATTGGCAACCACAAGGAGCTGACATTTGAGGCCAACGGCACTCCGCACCGCATTGCCATGTACGGCCCCGGCAACTACGACGAGCAGCGCATCACCCAGGATTTCAAGCGCATCTGCGAAACCTCCCAGAAAGTGGTGGGCCGCAATCCGCTCGATCGTTACCTGTTCATCGTGCACAACCTGGAGCGCGGCGGCGGAGGCCTGGAGCACCTGTACTCCACTACGTTGCAGGTGTCGCGCAACGCCTACAACTCCGAAGCCGGCTACATGGGCCTGCTGGGCTTGGCGGCGCACGAGTACTTTCACCTCTGGAACGTAAAGCGTATTCGGCCCATTGCCCTAGGTCCGTTCGACTACGACCAGGAAAACTACACGCGCATGCTGTGGCTGAGCGAGGGCGGCACCGAGTACTTCTCGAACGTGATTGTGCAGCGCGCTGGCTTCCAGAAGCCGCAGCAGTACCTCGATCAGCTGGCGACCGGCATTACGCGCGTGGAAAACACGCCCGGCAACCGCGAGCAATCGGCGGCCGAGTCGAGCTTCGACGCCTGGATTAAGTACTACCGCCCCAACGAAAACTCCGTCAACACGGGCATTAGCTACTACGACAAAGGCGAGGTTATCGGGGCCGTGCTCGATCTGATGATCATCAACGCCACCAAAGGCCAAAAGAGCCTCGACGACGTGATGCGCTACCTCTACGACGAGTACTACGTGAAGCAAAAGCGCGGCTTCCGCGACGAGGAGTTTCAGGATGCCGTGGCCAAGGTAGCCGGCCGCCGCTTCGACGATTTCTTTAAACGCTCGGTGTACGGCACCGTACGCCTCGACTACGAAGGCGCCCTAGGTTACGCCGGCCTGCGCCTCGTAAACACCACCGGCCAACCCGAAGCGGCCCTAGGTGCCAGCGTTTCGGCCAACAACGGGCGGCCCATGGTAACCACTGTGCTGCGCGACGGCAGCGCTTGGCAGGGCGGCCTGAACGTGGGCGACGAACTCCTGGCCCTTGACGGCATGCGCGTAACCGACGACATTAACCGCTACATGGCCGCGCGGCCGGTGGGCAGCACCGTGCGCCTGCTCGTAGCCCGCGATGGGCAGCTGCGCGAGTTGTCGTTCCCGCTGCTGGCCAGCACGGCTGCCAAATACCGCATCGAAATGGCCGACAACGCCACTTCCGAGCAGCTGGTGGTGCGCCGCAAGTGGCTGCAATTGCCGAGCTAA
- a CDS encoding C40 family peptidase yields MTLLLGLWAWPRLSPTAPVPASGDLPRVRAVVYRATTGATPVTRPDSVVRFALRQLGKPYCYAGTTPQGGFDCSGFLTYVYNQFGVAVPHSSAMQYKIGQPVARPQARKGDLIIFTGTAQGSTTPGHAGIVISEPGQPLRFVHSSSSRRDPGVKISQVDGTDYERRFLGVRRVL; encoded by the coding sequence ATGACCTTGCTGCTAGGCCTGTGGGCTTGGCCGCGCCTCAGCCCCACGGCCCCCGTACCCGCGTCCGGCGATTTGCCCCGCGTGCGCGCCGTGGTATACCGCGCCACCACCGGCGCCACGCCCGTTACCCGCCCCGATAGCGTGGTGCGCTTTGCCCTGCGCCAACTCGGCAAGCCCTACTGCTACGCCGGCACCACGCCCCAAGGCGGCTTCGATTGCTCGGGCTTTCTTACCTACGTGTACAACCAGTTTGGCGTGGCAGTACCGCACTCCTCGGCCATGCAGTACAAAATTGGCCAGCCGGTAGCGCGGCCGCAAGCCCGCAAAGGCGACCTGATCATTTTTACGGGCACGGCACAGGGCAGCACTACGCCTGGGCACGCCGGCATTGTTATTTCGGAGCCCGGCCAGCCGTTGCGCTTTGTGCATTCGTCCTCGTCGCGCCGCGACCCAGGCGTGAAAATCAGCCAGGTCGACGGCACCGATTACGAGCGGCGCTTTCTGGGGGTGCGGAGGGTACTGTAG
- a CDS encoding cytochrome c oxidase subunit 3: MNSDKERKDKVGAGRPAPAFARIEKVPPLMMLLYLSLVGVTVLFAILVALYIQNRANNGSVGSVHPFPRWFSLSTVVLVASSYVLSQAQRLYREDNVAGLTRCLSSTLILGCIFAGLQLLGWRELNQQGIFFTGEPSGTYVYLISALHIVHLLGGMLFLLVLLVRTVYAARDGVRTLVFIRNPYRRLQLRLLNTYWHFIDGLWVALFMLFLFLF, translated from the coding sequence ATGAATTCAGACAAGGAACGTAAGGACAAAGTGGGAGCGGGGCGGCCAGCGCCGGCCTTCGCACGCATCGAAAAAGTGCCTCCGCTGATGATGCTGCTGTACCTAAGCCTGGTGGGCGTAACGGTGCTGTTTGCCATTTTGGTGGCGCTCTACATTCAAAACAGGGCCAACAACGGCTCGGTGGGCAGTGTGCACCCGTTCCCTAGGTGGTTTTCGCTGAGCACGGTGGTGCTGGTGGCCAGCAGCTACGTGCTCAGCCAAGCCCAGCGCCTTTACCGCGAGGACAACGTGGCCGGCCTGACGCGCTGCCTGAGTTCGACGCTTATTTTGGGGTGCATTTTTGCCGGCCTGCAGTTGCTGGGTTGGCGCGAGCTCAACCAGCAAGGCATCTTTTTCACGGGCGAGCCGTCGGGCACGTACGTGTACCTGATTTCGGCCCTGCACATTGTGCACTTGCTCGGAGGCATGCTGTTTTTGCTTGTGCTGCTGGTGCGCACCGTGTACGCCGCCCGCGACGGCGTCCGCACGCTGGTGTTTATCCGCAACCCCTACCGCCGCCTGCAACTGCGTTTGCTGAACACCTACTGGCACTTCATCGACGGCTTGTGGGTGGCGCTGTTTATGTTGTTTCTATTTTTGTTTTAG
- a CDS encoding DUF2147 domain-containing protein — protein sequence MKKLLLCLALLLGFVGLASAQTLSPLGVWTNSEKKATFEIYQCGNGKKLCGKIVSLTTPNDPKTGKPKTDSQNPNPKLRTRPRLGLVFMESFEYDEDNKWDDGKIYDPETGKTYSCYMKMLNANTMEVKGYIGISMIGRSQTWTRVK from the coding sequence ATGAAGAAACTGCTCCTGTGCCTAGCGCTCCTGCTGGGCTTTGTAGGTTTAGCCTCGGCGCAAACCCTCTCCCCGCTTGGCGTGTGGACGAACAGCGAGAAAAAGGCCACCTTCGAAATTTACCAGTGCGGCAACGGCAAAAAGCTGTGCGGCAAAATTGTTTCGCTGACCACGCCCAACGACCCCAAAACCGGCAAGCCCAAAACCGACTCGCAAAACCCCAACCCGAAGCTGCGCACCCGTCCGCGCCTGGGCTTGGTTTTTATGGAAAGCTTTGAGTACGACGAGGACAATAAGTGGGACGACGGCAAGATTTACGACCCCGAAACGGGCAAAACTTACTCCTGCTACATGAAGATGCTGAACGCTAACACCATGGAAGTGAAGGGCTACATCGGCATTTCGATGATTGGCCGCTCGCAGACCTGGACGCGCGTGAAGTAA
- a CDS encoding DUF4920 domain-containing protein, producing the protein MKRTLSALAITLLALGTCQAQTAPSKATASKAGAAAGKTYGAATTAEGAQPIAALPTVLGTRDSVQVKLVGQISEVCQKKGCWMKMQTADGKQMQVRFKNYGFFVPADLKGKTVVVDGWARREVMPVAKLQHYAQDAGKSAKEVAAITKDEQQINFVATGVLVKE; encoded by the coding sequence ATGAAACGCACCCTTTCGGCCCTTGCCATTACCCTGCTTGCCCTAGGTACCTGCCAGGCCCAAACCGCCCCCAGCAAAGCCACCGCCAGCAAGGCGGGCGCTGCAGCGGGCAAAACCTACGGCGCGGCCACCACTGCCGAGGGCGCACAGCCCATTGCGGCGCTGCCCACCGTGCTTGGCACCCGCGACTCGGTGCAGGTAAAGCTGGTAGGCCAGATTAGCGAAGTGTGCCAGAAAAAGGGCTGCTGGATGAAAATGCAGACCGCCGACGGCAAGCAAATGCAGGTGCGCTTCAAGAATTACGGCTTTTTTGTGCCCGCCGACCTGAAAGGCAAAACCGTGGTGGTAGACGGCTGGGCCCGCCGCGAGGTGATGCCCGTGGCCAAGCTGCAGCACTACGCACAGGACGCCGGCAAATCGGCTAAAGAAGTGGCCGCCATTACCAAAGACGAGCAGCAAATCAATTTTGTAGCCACCGGCGTACTCGTGAAAGAGTAA
- a CDS encoding TapB family protein yields MPNNLLRQLLLPAAALGLLAACTRPDTAPPVEAAAASPAAEVQTASPTASPDCGHPFGLYPETELTYQLTNEKRQPQGIQILKVATIGEKPAEKKAPAYTQVLLKSTLYDNNNRLQLNDEFQYLCRNDTVLTDGRLLLDPGMLRSFRDRRFAFEPVPLAWPNQPTAGALPGGSLTVQVSSPSVDIAKVMTSVTNRRVSGPENVTVPAGTFSCYKVESRYEYVTQARPDLIRRTVKQVVDYYAPNVGIVRTEMRDPDGELDHSAELIKRAPGRR; encoded by the coding sequence ATGCCAAACAACCTATTGCGCCAGCTGCTGTTGCCCGCGGCGGCGCTGGGCCTGCTCGCCGCCTGCACCCGGCCCGATACGGCGCCGCCCGTTGAGGCTGCGGCTGCGTCCCCCGCCGCCGAGGTGCAAACCGCCTCGCCCACTGCCTCGCCCGATTGCGGCCACCCCTTTGGCTTGTACCCCGAAACCGAGCTTACGTACCAGCTCACCAACGAAAAGCGCCAGCCCCAAGGCATTCAGATATTGAAGGTGGCTACGATTGGTGAGAAACCCGCGGAGAAAAAAGCACCGGCTTATACGCAAGTGCTGCTCAAAAGCACGCTCTACGACAACAACAACCGCCTGCAGCTCAACGACGAGTTTCAGTACCTGTGCCGCAACGACACCGTGCTGACCGATGGCCGCCTGCTGCTTGACCCCGGCATGCTGCGCTCCTTCCGCGACCGGCGCTTTGCGTTTGAGCCGGTGCCGCTGGCCTGGCCCAACCAGCCCACCGCCGGCGCGCTGCCCGGCGGCAGCCTTACGGTACAGGTAAGCAGCCCCAGCGTGGACATTGCCAAGGTGATGACCAGCGTTACGAACCGCCGCGTAAGCGGCCCCGAAAACGTAACCGTGCCCGCCGGCACCTTTAGCTGCTACAAGGTGGAGTCGCGCTACGAGTACGTAACGCAAGCCCGCCCCGACCTGATCCGGCGCACCGTAAAGCAAGTTGTGGATTACTACGCGCCCAATGTGGGCATTGTGCGCACCGAAATGCGCGACCCCGACGGCGAACTGGACCACTCGGCCGAGCTGATAAAGCGTGCCCCCGGCCGCCGCTAA